The Burkholderiales bacterium genome window below encodes:
- a CDS encoding serine/threonine-protein phosphatase, with protein MKMFESTVFRQQGSESGAVSLQVNVGHASEACAGRPNADFFGSVHPDDDRLQSKGILLAIADGLSDARGASESLVYSLLTDYYATSARVEVRQALSKVISATNLWMCAQSQHSDEGMLSTLSALALVGDRYHVAHVGDTRIYHLRGERFRQITKDHVWPVRTMNHILRRAVGLEEHLVIDFLEGEIEPCDMFLMVSDGVWEVLGDRALRAALFECANPQAAADKLVQESILTQNQYLGLNDATAAVVLVEGCG; from the coding sequence GTGAAGATGTTCGAGTCGACTGTATTCAGGCAGCAAGGAAGCGAAAGCGGGGCGGTGTCGCTGCAGGTCAACGTAGGACACGCGAGCGAGGCTTGCGCCGGGCGGCCCAACGCCGACTTCTTCGGCAGCGTCCATCCCGACGATGATCGCCTGCAGAGCAAGGGCATTCTGCTTGCGATCGCAGACGGGCTTTCCGACGCTCGCGGGGCCTCCGAGTCTCTGGTCTACAGCCTGCTCACCGATTACTACGCGACGTCAGCCAGAGTCGAGGTGCGCCAGGCGCTGAGTAAAGTGATCAGTGCTACCAACCTCTGGATGTGCGCGCAAAGTCAACACAGCGACGAGGGGATGCTGAGCACGTTGAGCGCGCTGGCGCTGGTCGGCGACCGCTACCATGTTGCGCACGTTGGCGATACGCGCATTTATCATCTGCGCGGCGAGCGGTTCCGGCAGATCACGAAGGACCACGTTTGGCCGGTTCGCACGATGAACCACATCCTGCGGCGGGCCGTGGGTTTGGAAGAACACCTCGTTATCGATTTCCTCGAGGGCGAGATCGAGCCGTGCGACATGTTCCTGATGGTTTCGGACGGCGTTTGGGAGGTGCTGGGCGATCGCGCCCTGCGTGCCGCGCTTTTCGAGTGCGCGAATCCGCAAGCAGCCGCCGATAAGCTCGTGCAAGAATCGATACTCACGCAGAACCAGTACCTGGGCCTGAACGACGCGACTGCGGCGGTAGTCCTGGTCGAAGGCTGCGGTTAG